The Hevea brasiliensis isolate MT/VB/25A 57/8 chromosome 1, ASM3005281v1, whole genome shotgun sequence genome has a window encoding:
- the LOC131179247 gene encoding F-box/kelch-repeat protein At3g06240-like, translated as MAVDYLPKHLVLNILFRLPVICLIRFRCVCKSWCALFSDPNYIYKNLLSDSDSEDLNANPRVLVKFQDYNAEDFEDYAFSFLSSDTIDLSAPQEIPYPKDIIEKCSFIDIVGSCCNGLICLRDVYYIENLLGLWDDIYDSESNIVLWNPTTTETKILPESNVPRPPHHSISLEIVEFGFDPRTSDCKVLRIFEYSSVDSQWDYLVEIYSLRDDTWRKVDVTLNAWILPSYKYRDGFFNDHRGHTGANGTFHWRTRYHSPEDVIVSFDLCNEVIKTTGLPDPVDSFESIFSLNEYVALPLHVPHHVELWILLEYGVKESWTKLFTIAYPEVMRPCLPLGFSRNGELFFSDLGGQLLVWNPTAEAIARVQVGGRVPWDSLQTVAYRESHIPLKGGNQLEDEQNSGDAIQS; from the coding sequence ATGGCTGTTGATTATCTGCCTAAACATTTGGTACTCAACATCTTGTTCAGATTACCCGTCATATGCCTCATCAGATTCAGGTGCGTCTGCAAATCTTGGTGTGCTCTCTTTTCTGatcctaattatatatataagaaCCTACTCTCTGATTCTGATTCTGAAGATTTGAATGCCAATCCCCGTGTCCTTGTCAAATTTCAGGATTATAACGCTGAGGATTTTGAGGATTATGCTTTTTCCTTCCTCTCCTCTGATACAATCGATTTGTCTGCTCCTCAGGAGATACCATATCCAAAGGATATAATTGAAAAATGTTCATTTATTGACATTGTGGGTTCTTGCTGTAATGGTTTAATTTGTCTCCGTGATGTATATTACATTGAGAATTTGCTAGGATTATGGGATGATATTTATGACTCTGAGAGTAACATCGTTCTATGGAACCCTACAACCACAGAAACTAAGATCCTACCTGAATCGAACGTTCCGCGTCCTCCTCATCATTCTATTTCATTGGAAATAGTAGAATTCGGATTTGACCCAAGAACTAGTGATTGCAAAGTTCTCAGGATTTTTGAATATTCATCTGTTGATTCCCAATGGGATTACCTGGTGGAGATATATAGCCTAAGGGATGATACATGGAGAAAAGTTGATGTCACTTTGAATGCTTGGATTTTGCCTTCTTATAAATATCGTGATGGCTTTTTTAATGATCATAGAGGCCATACGGGTGCAAATGGTACATTTCATTGGAGGACAAGATACCATAGTCCTGAAGATGTAATTGTTTCTTTCGACTTGTGCAATGAGGTTATCAAAACAACAGGTCTACCAGATCCTGTCGATTCTTTTGAGTCAATTTTTTCCTTGAATGAGTATGTTGCTCTGCCCCTCCATGTTCCTCATCATGTTGAGTTGTGGATATTGCTTGAATATGGAGTTAAAGAGTCTTGGACTAAATTATTTACCATAGCATACCCTGAGGTTATGCGCCCGTGCTTGCCATTGGGATTTTCAAGGAATGGTGAGCTATTTTTTTCAGATTTGGGTGGGCAGCTGCTGGTTTGGAACCCTACTGCGGAAGCAATTGCCCGTGTTCAAGTGGGTGGACGTGTACCATGGGATTCCTTGCAAACTGTCGCTTACAGGGAGTCCCATATTCCATTGAAAGGTGGAAACCAATTAGAAGATGAGCAAAATTCTGGAGATGCAATTCAAAGTTGA
- the LOC131183223 gene encoding intracellular ribonuclease LX-like — translation MWPVNIGGHSPNPKKCKGPPFDANKLINSPIISELNKLWPNFDAKQSNTDLWEHEWVKHGICTGWDLFQFYKKSIDRVEQVNILRVLETAGITPNNAKYNIDDIKRAFNHLTRPIIHCNKEKSIPKKMLFQVYFCLDRNGEQFQDCSLMPENELVFGCKTGDEVVFPSA, via the exons ATGTGGCCTGTCAATATTGGTGGCCATAGTCCTAATCCTAAGAAATGCAAAGGACCTCCCTTTGATGCTAACAAG CTGATTAACTCTCCCATTATTAGTGAGCTAAACAAGTTGTGGCCAAATTTCGATGCCAAACAGTCTAATACTGACTTATGGGAACATGAGTGGGTTAAACATGGCATTTGCACTGGTTGGGACCTATTCCAGTTCTACAAGAAATCAATAGACAGGGTTGAGCAAGTAAATATTCTCAGAGTATTGGAAACAGCAG GCATTACTCCAAACAATGCTAAATACAATATCGATGATATTAAAAGAGCTTTCAACCACCTGACAAGACCCATCATACATTGCAATAAAGAAAAGTCCATTCCGAAGAAGATGTTATTTCAAGTATATTTCTGTCTTGATAGGAATGGAGAACAATTTCAAGACTGCTCATTGATGCCAGAGAATGAATTAGTATTTGGATGCAAGACAGGAGATGAAGTTGTATTTCCTTCAGCATGA